A genomic stretch from Desulfobulbaceae bacterium includes:
- a CDS encoding peptidylprolyl isomerase → MAAAQHGDTVKIHYTGTLDDGTVFDSSEGRDPLEFTLGGGQVIPGFDEGVTGMRIGESKTVHIEPEKAYGVRNEEMVMSVPIDQVPPDLNPEIGQKLQMGGPEGQLIVVEVVEVTKKSVTLDANPPLAGKALNFDIELVAIA, encoded by the coding sequence ATGGCAGCAGCACAGCATGGCGACACCGTAAAAATCCACTATACCGGCACTTTAGACGATGGCACCGTTTTTGACTCGTCAGAGGGCCGCGATCCGCTTGAGTTTACCCTTGGCGGCGGCCAGGTTATTCCTGGGTTTGATGAAGGTGTTACGGGTATGCGTATAGGCGAAAGCAAAACTGTTCACATTGAGCCGGAAAAGGCCTATGGCGTTCGAAACGAAGAGATGGTGATGTCGGTGCCCATTGATCAGGTGCCGCCGGATCTCAACCCGGAAATCGGACAGAAACTGCAGATGGGCGGCCCGGAAGGTCAGTTGATTGTGGTTGAAGTTGTTGAGGTCACCAAGAAATCTGTGACACTGGACGCCAACCCGCCACTGGCCGGCAAAGCACTCAATTTCGATATTGAGCTCGTCGCAATCGCCTAG
- a CDS encoding type IV pili methyl-accepting chemotaxis transducer N-terminal domain-containing protein, with amino-acid sequence MLERMNLSWKFVSILCVLLGISVINALIIFSVVNQQIASGRAINLAGRQRMLSQKMSKEIFIYSTAVGEAERKSARSDAEKTAALFDTTLNGLLNGDKSQGLAAVDNAETKRKLLEVQAMWKEFLVQIKIAIGNAPGSAESMAALSAIQKTNVPLLKTMNEAVGLFESNNNLGKIKLIQGVLLTIAFCVTGAAWYFVQTSIVGPLRNVSGIIGESSRNIDALSGSVASASESIADGSSSQAAATEQSSASLEEITSMTRQNAENTSAADAKMRATKATAEQANSVMEDMNTSMAEILKASEETQKIVKTIDEIAFQTNLLSLNAAVEAARAGEAGAGFAVVADEVRNLALRSAESAKDTATLIENIVQRIQGGSTLVKKATESFREVAAGAGEVAILLDEINTANNEQSLGVSQISTGIHEMDRLTQESVATSEEAAATAAEMAAEATQLSGVVSRLVELVEGVGAVEKVVKGAVAPDRGTKLLR; translated from the coding sequence ATGTTGGAGCGAATGAATTTGAGTTGGAAGTTTGTGAGTATTTTGTGTGTGCTGCTTGGTATCAGTGTGATTAACGCATTAATTATTTTTTCTGTGGTCAATCAGCAGATCGCCAGCGGGCGGGCTATAAATCTAGCGGGTCGGCAGCGCATGCTTAGCCAGAAGATGTCAAAAGAGATTTTCATTTATAGTACGGCGGTTGGTGAGGCGGAAAGGAAAAGCGCAAGATCAGATGCCGAGAAAACGGCCGCCTTGTTTGACACAACTCTTAATGGACTTTTGAATGGCGATAAAAGCCAGGGACTTGCAGCAGTTGATAATGCAGAAACCAAGAGAAAGCTTCTTGAAGTTCAGGCGATGTGGAAGGAGTTTTTAGTCCAAATAAAAATCGCTATTGGCAATGCGCCCGGTTCCGCTGAGTCGATGGCGGCTCTTTCAGCAATTCAAAAAACGAACGTGCCTTTATTGAAAACAATGAACGAGGCAGTTGGTTTATTTGAGAGCAATAATAATCTCGGCAAAATCAAGCTGATTCAGGGGGTATTGCTGACCATAGCTTTCTGTGTTACGGGAGCCGCATGGTATTTTGTGCAGACGAGTATCGTTGGCCCGTTACGAAACGTTTCAGGCATTATTGGTGAGAGTTCAAGAAATATTGATGCGCTGTCAGGCTCTGTTGCTTCAGCCTCTGAAAGCATTGCTGACGGTTCATCAAGTCAGGCCGCAGCTACCGAGCAGTCCTCGGCATCACTGGAGGAGATCACCAGTATGACTCGCCAGAATGCCGAAAACACCTCTGCTGCCGACGCGAAAATGCGTGCAACAAAAGCAACAGCTGAGCAGGCAAATTCCGTTATGGAAGATATGAACACCTCAATGGCCGAAATCTTAAAGGCCAGTGAAGAGACCCAGAAAATTGTTAAAACAATTGATGAAATTGCCTTTCAGACAAATCTTCTTTCACTGAATGCAGCTGTTGAGGCAGCGCGTGCCGGTGAAGCAGGCGCCGGATTTGCCGTGGTTGCTGACGAGGTACGAAACCTGGCCCTGCGATCCGCTGAATCTGCAAAGGATACCGCTACCTTGATTGAAAATATTGTCCAGCGGATACAGGGCGGCTCAACGCTTGTTAAAAAGGCCACGGAGTCTTTCCGGGAAGTTGCGGCCGGCGCCGGAGAGGTTGCAATCCTGCTCGATGAAATTAATACTGCCAATAATGAGCAGTCCTTGGGGGTCTCCCAAATTAGTACCGGAATTCATGAGATGGACAGGTTGACCCAGGAAAGTGTGGCGACCTCAGAAGAAGCGGCGGCGACAGCGGCAGAAATGGCAGCAGAGGCGACGCAGCTCTCTGGAGTTGTGTCACGCCTTGTCGAATTAGTCGAAGGGGTTGGGGCGGTGGAGAAAGTGGTCAAAGGTGCAGTAGCGCCAGATCGCGGCACAAAGCTGTTACGCTGA
- a CDS encoding flavodoxin family protein, translating to MKIIGVSASARKNKATHFLLEHCLNEIQVTAAASGKSLEVELIDLAPLKINGCIACDTCKKGVKCSQQDDYQALIPKLSDPDVVGWIVATPVYMGSMSSQAKAFIDRTVLFRRNGFMFKNKLGGVITVGGSRNGGQELTIQAVHAAMMIHDMIIVGDGDHFGGAAWANHPDGYQKDTTGISTARNLGRRMSEVAQMMHKP from the coding sequence ATTAAAATTATTGGCGTTTCGGCCAGCGCTAGAAAAAACAAAGCTACTCATTTTCTACTTGAACACTGTCTTAATGAGATTCAAGTAACAGCTGCGGCCTCAGGAAAAAGCCTTGAGGTCGAATTAATTGATCTTGCCCCCTTAAAAATCAATGGCTGCATTGCCTGTGATACCTGCAAAAAAGGCGTTAAGTGCAGCCAACAGGATGACTATCAAGCGCTTATTCCTAAGCTTTCTGATCCCGACGTCGTAGGATGGATTGTTGCAACCCCTGTTTATATGGGATCTATGTCCAGTCAAGCCAAAGCCTTTATTGACCGGACCGTTCTTTTCAGGCGCAATGGCTTCATGTTTAAAAATAAACTCGGCGGCGTAATAACCGTAGGCGGCTCACGAAACGGGGGGCAGGAGTTAACCATTCAGGCCGTTCATGCAGCAATGATGATCCACGACATGATCATTGTTGGTGACGGCGATCATTTTGGCGGTGCCGCCTGGGCCAACCATCCAGATGGCTATCAAAAGGACACAACCGGCATTAGCACTGCCAGAAATCTTGGCAGGCGCATGAGCGAAGTCGCGCAGATGATGCACAAGCCCTAA
- a CDS encoding MFS transporter, whose translation MQPKSPSVSNWRSYVAFLKNNPQFRRFWLSGVISQFGNWFNYIAVFVLLEHLTGSGQAVSWFLIAKFIPSTVLGPAAGVVADRFSRKKMMIACDVIRVGVVLCFLLVRSAEYVWVVYALALMQESLWTFANPARQASVPNLCSKEEINLANALSGATWSILLAFGASLGGLVTALAGWETAIVIDAATFIVSALVLSSLDLPHTPPPKSEKKLSIRELTGVADMQKGGRYIVSHRKVLALILVKSGWALSGGILVMLVVFGEQVFSSGGDGSGSGILYGCRGLGAAIGPILAWRILGEESPAMMKGIAASFFVSAGAYLVFSQTPNLWLAAPFVLLGHIGGATQWVFSTSLMHRIVEDAYRGRVFAAEMALVTLVLSISTYCTGLALDLGVNPRHVVVVLAGMFVIPGCFWTIYLRGRRRSTGSG comes from the coding sequence ATGCAACCGAAATCACCCTCAGTCAGTAACTGGCGCAGTTATGTTGCCTTCCTGAAAAACAACCCGCAGTTTCGGCGCTTTTGGTTGTCGGGAGTGATAAGCCAGTTTGGCAACTGGTTTAATTATATTGCTGTTTTTGTATTATTAGAGCATCTGACCGGCTCCGGTCAGGCGGTAAGCTGGTTTCTGATCGCCAAATTTATTCCTTCCACGGTGCTGGGGCCGGCCGCCGGTGTGGTAGCCGACCGATTTTCCCGCAAGAAAATGATGATTGCCTGTGACGTAATTCGAGTAGGTGTTGTCTTATGTTTTTTACTGGTGCGGAGTGCTGAATATGTCTGGGTCGTCTATGCCCTGGCCCTGATGCAGGAGTCACTCTGGACCTTTGCCAACCCGGCCCGGCAGGCCAGTGTGCCGAATCTGTGTTCTAAGGAAGAGATTAATCTGGCCAATGCCCTTTCCGGCGCCACCTGGTCCATCCTGCTCGCCTTTGGCGCTTCCCTTGGCGGCTTAGTTACTGCCCTTGCCGGCTGGGAGACGGCAATTGTTATTGATGCGGCAACCTTTATTGTTTCTGCTCTTGTTTTGAGCTCTTTGGATCTACCCCATACGCCTCCCCCAAAATCAGAAAAAAAACTTTCTATTCGGGAACTGACCGGGGTTGCAGATATGCAGAAAGGCGGGCGCTATATTGTCAGTCATCGCAAGGTGCTGGCCTTGATTCTGGTAAAAAGCGGCTGGGCCTTGTCCGGGGGTATTTTAGTTATGCTGGTTGTCTTTGGTGAACAGGTCTTTAGTTCCGGGGGCGATGGCAGCGGCAGTGGCATTTTATACGGCTGCCGCGGACTTGGCGCTGCCATTGGCCCTATTCTGGCCTGGCGGATATTAGGCGAAGAATCCCCAGCTATGATGAAGGGGATTGCCGCCTCATTTTTTGTTTCTGCCGGGGCCTATCTTGTTTTCAGCCAGACGCCGAATCTCTGGCTGGCGGCGCCCTTTGTTCTTCTTGGCCATATTGGCGGGGCGACGCAGTGGGTATTTTCAACCTCGCTCATGCATCGAATTGTTGAAGATGCCTATCGGGGCCGGGTTTTTGCTGCAGAAATGGCTCTTGTCACCCTGGTGTTAAGCATCTCGACATACTGTACTGGTCTGGCGCTGGATCTGGGCGTAAACCCACGGCATGTTGTGGTAGTTCTGGCAGGGATGTTTGTGATCCCAGGCTGTTTCTGGACTATTTATCTGCGGGGCAGGAGACGATCGACAGGGTCAGGGTAA
- a CDS encoding carbon-nitrogen hydrolase family protein — GIDVFVHKDYRSMRLGRRIYDARKELCEKLNLKGIIVGGRIPGYAKYAHELTPDQYIQKVKKREIIDQVLTFQLSNDFHPKRAIRNYIPEDSRSKSYAVLLEWNNIFYESKKKIIWGRKSNARIATVQWQMRSFKGLDDLLQQIEFFVDAVSGYKADLLLFPEMFNAPLLANYDQKKPAVAMRLLADVTEDLREAMAEMAMKYNINIVTGSLPLYQDEKLFNVSFLCRRDGTWDSQYKLHITPDESEWWGFQGGEELKVFDTDIGKIGILVCFDVEFPELSRLLADKDMKILLVPYWTDTKNAYLRVRRCAQARAIENECYVAITGSVGNLPKVENMDIQYSQSAIFTPSDFAFPHDAVAAEATPNTEMTLLADLDLDLLKEIRQQGSVRNLKSRRSDLYKTVWMK; from the coding sequence GGAATTGATGTGTTTGTCCATAAAGATTATCGGAGTATGCGGCTCGGCAGGAGGATTTACGACGCCCGAAAGGAGTTGTGTGAGAAGTTAAACCTGAAAGGGATTATTGTTGGCGGCCGAATTCCTGGATATGCCAAGTACGCCCATGAACTGACCCCCGACCAGTACATTCAAAAAGTCAAAAAAAGAGAGATTATCGACCAGGTCTTAACGTTTCAACTGTCCAATGATTTTCACCCCAAAAGAGCAATTCGAAACTACATCCCAGAAGACAGCCGCTCGAAAAGTTATGCCGTTTTATTGGAATGGAACAATATCTTTTATGAAAGCAAAAAGAAAATTATCTGGGGGCGAAAATCCAACGCACGAATTGCCACGGTGCAGTGGCAAATGCGGTCATTCAAGGGACTTGATGATCTGCTTCAACAGATAGAGTTTTTTGTCGATGCAGTCTCCGGCTACAAAGCTGACCTCCTTCTTTTTCCAGAGATGTTTAATGCTCCTCTGCTTGCCAATTATGACCAAAAAAAACCGGCAGTGGCCATGCGCTTACTTGCTGATGTAACCGAGGATCTGCGGGAAGCCATGGCGGAGATGGCAATGAAGTACAACATCAACATTGTTACCGGCAGCCTGCCTTTATATCAGGATGAGAAACTGTTCAATGTCTCCTTTCTGTGCCGCCGGGACGGCACCTGGGATTCACAATACAAACTTCATATTACCCCAGATGAATCTGAGTGGTGGGGATTTCAGGGCGGTGAGGAGTTGAAGGTTTTTGACACGGACATTGGCAAAATCGGTATCCTTGTCTGTTTCGACGTTGAGTTCCCCGAACTCTCCCGCCTTCTTGCCGATAAAGACATGAAAATATTATTGGTGCCATACTGGACAGATACCAAAAATGCCTATCTCCGAGTGCGGCGCTGCGCACAGGCCCGGGCCATAGAGAATGAATGTTATGTCGCCATCACCGGCAGTGTTGGTAATCTGCCCAAAGTGGAAAACATGGATATCCAATATTCGCAGTCGGCCATTTTCACTCCGTCTGATTTTGCTTTTCCCCATGATGCTGTGGCTGCTGAGGCAACACCAAACACTGAGATGACCCTGCTTGCAGATTTAGATCTCGATCTTCTTAAAGAGATTCGGCAACAGGGCAGTGTCCGTAATCTGAAAAGCCGCAGGTCAGATTTGTATAAAACAGTGTGGATGAAATAA